From the Romeriopsis navalis LEGE 11480 genome, the window TCGATCGAAACCTACTTCCCCTGTGCGACCTGGCTACCGGTGCTCTGCCAAAATCCGGCGGAAACACCGTTTGACTGGCAGTCGATTTACGCCGCGTCGCCGACTAGCCCGTTCAAGTCTCGAGCAAAGGTATGGGCCCCACCCGTCATGGCGAGCTTAGCCGTATCAGTCATGCTGATCTTGCTCCGGAGTATTGGGCTATTACAAGCGGTTGAATTAGCAGCCTACGATCGGATGATGCGTTTACGACCAGCAGAACCAATGGATCGACGGATGCTCATCGTTACAGTTGATGAATCGGATATTGCGGCCCAAGGGAATGAAATGCGCAGTGGTTCACTTTCTGACCTGACGCTGAAGAAAGTTCTGTCGGTTATTAATCAAGCGAAACCCCAAGCGATCGGCCTCGATATTTACCGTGACTTTCCCGCACAGGATAAAGTGTTGGCGCAGCAACTTGCGACCAACAAGCGGCTGTTCCTAATTTGTAAGCGTCCAGCCGGACAGGATGACCCGACGGGGGTTGCGGCGCCCCCGGAGGCTGCGAAATCACCACGGGTCGGCTTTAGCGATTTTGTGCAAGATGGCGATGGTGCGATCCGGCGGCAACTGATTGCGATGTCAGCGGCATCGAGTTCTCGATGTCCAGCAAATTATGCCTTGAGCGCGAACTTAGCGCTGAACTACTTGGCGGAGAAACAGAATATTATCCCGGAGTTTCCCAATGATGCCAGCTTGAAATTAGGAGAAGTAATTATTCCAAAAATGACCTCGAATTTTGGTGCTTATCAGGCGACTGATGCCGCAGGATTTCAGGTTATGTTGAACTATCGCAGTGGCAAAGATACCAAAGCAATTTTCCCCCAAGTGAAACTGCGACAATTGCTGCGAGGGGAAGTGAATCCTGAGATTATCCGCGATCGCATTGTGTTAATTGGATTAACTGCACCAAGCAGCCTGGATCGTTGGAGTACGCCCTACGGTCAAGGATTTCAAGCCAAACTGCCCGGCGTCATGGTACATGCCCATATGATTAGTCAACTGCTGAGTGCGGTGCTCGATCGGCGTCCCTTATTACGAGTATGGCCTGCCTTTTTCGCAGAACTGTGGATTATCCTGTGGTCGTTGAGTGGAATGGTGTTAGGAACGCTGATTGATCGGCGTTGGATTTGGTGGATTGGGCTTGGAGGTGGTGTTTTATTGGGCTTTAGCGTTGCTTATCTTGGCTTTTTGAATATGCTTTGGTTGCCACTGATTCCAAGCCTCATTGGCTTTATTGTTGCGAGTCAGCTAGCTCAGGCTTGGCGCATGTATCAGTTGAAACGGAGAGCATAGAAGCCTGGTTTTCTCGGACTGTTGTAAATCACTCAGAAGGTTAAATTTACATGCGATATTCCACATTGGTACGCAATACGACTCTGGCATTTGCCCTCGTCTGTAGTTGCTTGACGGCCACAGCAGCGTCTCCCCCATCGCCCATTGCCCAGTTTCAAGACCAACTCCGTTGGCAACCCCCACCTCCACCGCCGACGCTGGGAGAGCCGGGGGGGCGAGGTCAAGGTGGAGGACAGCGTGGCGATTGTAAAAAATATCGCTTTGTTACTCCTTTGGTTGCGCGCAGTAAAGCAGGAATTCGTTGGGGCCAAACTATCGCGAAGCAGCCAAATCTCTGGGTATATGGGCCAAGTGGGTTTATGCAAGATCTGCCTGTGGAGATTCGCGTGATTAATCAGCAAGGTGAGACTATTGCGAAGCGGCGGACGCGGACTCAAGCAACACCGGCAGGAATCATTTCGGTGCCTTTTCCTGAATTGCCACTGGGCGAAGTGCATTGGTGGGAACTTGCGGTTTATTGTGATGCCGAATTTCCGGATGTGCCGGTGATTCAGCGCGGCCTGATTCAGCGGATCGCACCCTCATCTGCGATGACTCAAACCCTCGCGACTATCCCGGACCCGATTACGAAAGCGAATTTCTATGCGGCGAAGGGGCTGTGGTTCGATGCGCTGGAGACGATCGGCAATGGTAATATTGCGGCGCTAACACGATCGGAACTATTAGCGGATTTATTCAAACAGTCGGATTTATCTGGTTTTGTGACTGCGCCGCTGCGCAACTAATAGGATGTTGTGGTTTGAGCCGATTAAGCTTTGATGTGTCTCATTCTGGTTTAGATGATTCTTACGACCAAGGTGGTTCATCGTGACAATCCATCGGTCAAAACCGATGAATTGTGATTGTCTGCCTTTCCTGGCCCCAAAATGATGCCTTTAAACTGGCGACTGGCTCGCGATGATCCATCACCGCGAGCCAGTCGCCAGTTCTTATTTGGGTTTTAGGCGTCAATCGATAGATCGTCACCGTCTTGAGTTACAGCAAAATTTGCTACATCGGTAGGGGCTTTACCCATTGCCATCATTTTCTTGGCCGCACCGGGTAAAGGAATGCCGACAAAGGAATCGACCCATTCCACGTTTTTGCCAGTACAGATCTCAAACTTAGAACCATGGAATGGGCAAGTAATCACACCGTTCTCAAATTTGCCTTTAGCCATGGGTAGTCCCAGGTGAGGGCACTTGTTCGCAACGGCACAATACTGATCACCCACTTTAGCGACGAGCACCGATTGACCGTTGGCACTAGTTTTCAGAACCTTGTCAGTACTGACATCAGAAGTAGTAGCAATTTTGGTTTTAGTCATGATTGAAGACGCCTGTACTATAGAAAGTCTTAAAATT encodes:
- a CDS encoding CHASE2 domain-containing protein, with amino-acid sequence MERLIVLNLGQGNWQSEFRLVTAQLWLEPQGVPIQVTGSLLGASQVGELYNRWRRLYPDIYRHLANTRKLNIPGLELDEDDVTHVSQAEFEQLSSDVQQSLNHWMTQPGFQKIAEQLRIQLFPSDGIRLVILADELEVLRFPWQLWSFFDDYPQAELGISPLDYGRSTTQLPTALSPATAPPQQVKILAILGDRQGIDVNQDQQLLDQLPNTQITWLVEPTRQALDQQLWAAGWDILFFAGHSFTDRQGYLKINPQEALTTEQLRYGLKYAIANGLKLAIFNSCDGLGLAQDLAGLNIPQVIVMRESVPDTVAQQFLKQLLLQLSAGQSLYHAVRQSREQLQSIETYFPCATWLPVLCQNPAETPFDWQSIYAASPTSPFKSRAKVWAPPVMASLAVSVMLILLRSIGLLQAVELAAYDRMMRLRPAEPMDRRMLIVTVDESDIAAQGNEMRSGSLSDLTLKKVLSVINQAKPQAIGLDIYRDFPAQDKVLAQQLATNKRLFLICKRPAGQDDPTGVAAPPEAAKSPRVGFSDFVQDGDGAIRRQLIAMSAASSSRCPANYALSANLALNYLAEKQNIIPEFPNDASLKLGEVIIPKMTSNFGAYQATDAAGFQVMLNYRSGKDTKAIFPQVKLRQLLRGEVNPEIIRDRIVLIGLTAPSSLDRWSTPYGQGFQAKLPGVMVHAHMISQLLSAVLDRRPLLRVWPAFFAELWIILWSLSGMVLGTLIDRRWIWWIGLGGGVLLGFSVAYLGFLNMLWLPLIPSLIGFIVASQLAQAWRMYQLKRRA
- a CDS encoding Rieske (2Fe-2S) protein, whose amino-acid sequence is MTKTKIATTSDVSTDKVLKTSANGQSVLVAKVGDQYCAVANKCPHLGLPMAKGKFENGVITCPFHGSKFEICTGKNVEWVDSFVGIPLPGAAKKMMAMGKAPTDVANFAVTQDGDDLSIDA
- a CDS encoding DUF928 domain-containing protein yields the protein MRYSTLVRNTTLAFALVCSCLTATAASPPSPIAQFQDQLRWQPPPPPPTLGEPGGRGQGGGQRGDCKKYRFVTPLVARSKAGIRWGQTIAKQPNLWVYGPSGFMQDLPVEIRVINQQGETIAKRRTRTQATPAGIISVPFPELPLGEVHWWELAVYCDAEFPDVPVIQRGLIQRIAPSSAMTQTLATIPDPITKANFYAAKGLWFDALETIGNGNIAALTRSELLADLFKQSDLSGFVTAPLRN